CCTGTCCCTATACGACTCAGCTGGAATGAATGCAGGGAACCACTGGGGCATCTCAACTATGTATGTACCTCTCAGTATGGTTATTTAAGTCTGATTTATGGGTTTTTACTTCCAAACCCCCACAAGCCTGTAGTCATCAATCCTTGACTTGGAGAGCCATAAGGTGTGCAGGTTTGTGTTCCTGCCCCGCATTAAAACTCCAGATTCAATTAATCGGCTGGATTTAGGGTTGTAAACAAAAGCATGCTCACCCTCTAGCTGTCCCAGACCAGGTTTGGCGTAGCTATGAATTCATGCATGTCAATGGCTACATACTGTAAGATGGTACCCATGCTAAGTGCATAACTAGAGGGCACATTCTGCTTTGTGAACAGAGTTAGTCTCTTTCCTACAGGACGACTGCTCTGATCATCCTGTTCTCCCAGTACCTCCGACACATCCCTGTACCATTTCCCACATACAGCAAGACCAAAAAACTCCACACCACCAAGATCTACATCTTCCAGATTCTACCAGTAAGTCCATTGGAAAATTAAGACTCAAAGCTGTTCACTGTTCTCTCAAGCCCTTATATAGGACCCAGAGTTTTCCCTGGTCAGTTTCTGTGGTCTGGAAAAACTCCTGGTCCTAATAATGACTGGTGTAACATatttacatgtactgtatgtgacgtCTTCCTCAGGTGCTCCTTGGCATCACACTGTCATGGCTGATCTGCTACATTTTCACCATCTCTGACGTCCTGCCCTCACAGCCGGGGCAATATGGCTACCTGGCTCGCACAGACCTGAAAGGGGATGTCATAGTCCAGGCCCCCTGGTTCAGATTCCCATACCCAGGTAGGAGGCACAGCCGCTCAGGGGGGATCATAAGCAACAACTCCATAAACTGATAATCAGATGTTTGGATACGTTTTTCCTGGTCTGGTCAcatggtcaggtcacatggtcaggtcGCATGGTCTGGTTAcatggtcaggtcacatggtcaggaaaaactcaggGCGTATCACCTattctagccctaaccctaaccctttgcACTATATGGGTAATGAATATGTATGGTTTATTGATATGTGCATTATTAAAAAGACCCTAATGTATTATACATTAACTGGACCACCCAAACTCAGGTCAGTGGGGCTTACCAACAGTGAGCCTGGCAGGAGTGGTAGGGATCTTGGCTGGGGTGATATCCTCCATGATAGAGTCGGTGGGGGACTACCACGCCTGTGCCAGGCTGTCAGGGGCCCCTCCTCCCCCAAAACATGCAATCAACAGGGGCATTGGCATCGAGGGACTTGGCTGTCTGCTGGCTGGGGCCTGGGGCACAGGCAACGGAACCACCTCCTACAGTGAGAATGTGGGAGCATTGGGGATCACCAAGGTGAGATGGGCTAGTTTTCAATATAGAATCTGTTTTTAGATGTTAAACTGAGCTGAATCAATGTTTTTTGGGAATATGGAACTTATAAAAGCTATTTGCTGTGAACAGTCTCAATAGACAATGTTCTCTTTTCTTGCAGGTGGGCAGTCGAATGGTGATCATTGCTGGTGGCGTCTTGCTGATCATCATGGGACTGTTTGGTAAAATTGGAGCCATTTTCACCACCATCCCCACACCTGTGGTTGGAGGAATGTTCTTGGTCATGTTTGGGGTCATATCTGCAGCTGGAGTTTCAAATCTGCAGGTAAACTCCTGTGGAGACTCACACCAGTTTGGACAGTTTCCTAGGTTTATTTACCCATTGTTATTGTACAATGGCCACAAGACATTTAGCATATGAAGGCTTTTTCATTCAGGTCTTTACTGacaagtagggttgcaaaattcagggaaaattccagaaatcaCAGTTAAAATATGTCTGGTATCAGGGGGGAATAAGCAGGATCTCtgggaatcttccaaccaggatcTATGGAAAATATGGGAATTTGGGGAAAGCTATTGGACTTTTGCAACCCTGATGACTGGTTGGCTCTGTTTTttgtcatctcctctctccttatcaTTTGACAGTATGCAGACATGAACTCCTCCCGGAACATCTTTATCTTTGGGTTTTCCATGTTTTCCGGACTGGTCATTCCAAACTGGATATTCAAGAACCCAGATGCCATAGCAACAGGTATCAGAGCAGACAACGCATGTAACACTGTAAAACAAAACATTCAAACTTCTTCAAAAAAGCTGGGGGAAAAGCTCAACAGAAGATCAACATGGAGATCTAAGGTTCCTCTAGTATGTGAATTGGCCCAGTATGATGAACTCTATTCTCTTTGTCAGGTGTGGTCGAGCTGGACCAACTGCTGCAGGTGCTTCTGACAACCAGCATGTTTGTTGGAGGCTTCTTTGGGTTCTTCCTTGACAACACCATTCCTGGTAAGCTTCCACCCAGGAATAAGGGGGAATATCTATCCAACTGTTTCACATAGAGTAATGATTAGGTAAAGGGTATATATTCAGTGTTAGTTAttctcctccccagacctcaaaaACATTACACATCTTTCCTAAGATTCACAAGTCTCTGTTATAGGTTGAAGCATTCTAACGCCACTGCTTTGTGCCACACAGGAACCAAGCGAGAGCGAGGCATCATAGCCTGGAACAAGATCCACCTGGACGACTCCAGCAACACCTTGGAGAGTAGCGAGGTGTACAACCTTCCATTTGGAATCAGCTCTTGCCTCTCCTCCTACACCTGGGTTCGATATGTGCCGTTCCTCCCTCTGAATGCACCCAGCTCACAGGACAAGCCCGGGGTGGACTCTTTGGAGGCCAAGAAGCAACCTGGGAAGCCAGAGCCCTCACATATCATCAGATCAGTAGCCCTATGAACACTGAGAAAGCCCAGACTCTGGctataacaacaataacaaaggCAGCTCCCATGACTTGGACCACCTTTTACAGACACTTTTACAGTGTCTTAAGACACTGtaaaacaggggtgtcaaagtcaaatggacggagggccaaataaaaaatttagctacaagccgagggccggactgttcgaatgttcattgaaaattttttaaatgacgcatatagtctagtgaac
This sequence is a window from Oncorhynchus gorbuscha isolate QuinsamMale2020 ecotype Even-year linkage group LG01, OgorEven_v1.0, whole genome shotgun sequence. Protein-coding genes within it:
- the LOC124001137 gene encoding solute carrier family 23 member 1-like, with the translated sequence MAPEKESNGLENYAFAIDGRFCDLEKDGEGSDLSEEDDKNKLAYCVTDIPPWYLCIILGIQHCLTAFGGIIAIPLILSQGLCLQHDSLTQGHLISTIFFVSGVCTLVQVTFGIRLPILQGGTFTLLAPSMAMLSMPEWTCPAWTQNASLVNATSPEYVEVWQSRMRALQGSIMVGSLFQVLVGFSGLIGLFMRFIGPLTIAPTISLIGLSLYDSAGMNAGNHWGISTMTTALIILFSQYLRHIPVPFPTYSKTKKLHTTKIYIFQILPVLLGITLSWLICYIFTISDVLPSQPGQYGYLARTDLKGDVIVQAPWFRFPYPGQWGLPTVSLAGVVGILAGVISSMIESVGDYHACARLSGAPPPPKHAINRGIGIEGLGCLLAGAWGTGNGTTSYSENVGALGITKVGSRMVIIAGGVLLIIMGLFGKIGAIFTTIPTPVVGGMFLVMFGVISAAGVSNLQYADMNSSRNIFIFGFSMFSGLVIPNWIFKNPDAIATGVVELDQLLQVLLTTSMFVGGFFGFFLDNTIPGTKRERGIIAWNKIHLDDSSNTLESSEVYNLPFGISSCLSSYTWVRYVPFLPLNAPSSQDKPGVDSLEAKKQPGKPEPSHIIRSVAL